The following nucleotide sequence is from Sander vitreus isolate 19-12246 chromosome 3, sanVit1, whole genome shotgun sequence.
tgtttcttttttttagataagATACATACTGAAcgggacattttacatttgagaaatcAGCTTGccagtgctctctggtggacaaactgtcattttttttaaagataattttttgcccattttagcctttaatagacgggacagctgtagacaggaaaggggggagagacggggaagacatgcagcaaatggccacaGGTCGGACCTGAACCCTGAGCCACtgtgtcgaggactgagcctctgcatatgggcgcccactctaccaggtgagctacccaggcgcccttggacactgtttttaaagtgctcatattatgcttttccccttttctttattgtgttatacatctttttttgtgcacgttataggtttacaaagtgaaaaagcccaaagtccaccccaaagggacttaccatctctaacagaaaacactgttcacaaactgctccaaacagctctattgtagtccagcctttactttgtGACACActttataatgctcgcctagctgctagcgtggcactccctcatactctgcaactgacaagctagcagtacttactgcgcatgtgcgactcccaacaaagatggaacagaagtgagatgcctcactctgtagctaaaacagagagctcaacacacagggtgaaaagaggagctgcagcaatgtgcagtacaacaaatatatggtgttttctgaaaattaaaccacataaacctattccggtacaacctctaaatacaattatgaacctgaaaatgagcaaagttttttatttctgtagTGCAATTTCTTGTTACATCTTGGCTGACATACACACTGATATCAATATATCTACAATAAGCTAATATTGATCGATATATCAGCCAGATCTCATCAATTACTGTAGAGGTTATCGTAACCAATAGAAACCATGGCTTAAGATACAGAAATAAGACTCAGGTTGTAATAAAGAGCAGTTATCctttaaaagcctttaaaaacattaaaggaTGAGGCTGGTAAAATCCtacagttctgtttttgccaacaaatcccattaaaagaccaaaaccagaaATGCGTTAATCTGTCTCCCAATACTTTCCCACTTTCAAAAACCTGTCAATGGATCTCAACTCAAaacttttgacttttattttaaagactCAGTAAGCGCCTAAACAGATGGGCGCTGAAGTTTTTAGCAAGTTTCTCGAAAATAAGAAATGGTGTTTTTGTTGGGGATTGTGAATTCACTAAAATCAAGCTACAGCGTGTGTTCAtcgtaatgaaggaacatgtcagccagtgcaaCGATGTGGCtcaatgatgtgtttttaatagtttttggacaagggagctctatggcacagaggaataagataaatctttggatacacacacacaatacgtTAGAAGAattaattcattgttggtttgagtcttttcatgggatttgttctcaaaacaaaacaagaatgtGACTAAATATATAATCCAACCAACTGCTTTACTGTGTTCCAGTTTCTCACCTCCAGTGTGAAGACACTGATGACAGGCTTGTGGTCACTGACGCTGTACTCCATGTTGCTGGTGTACAAGTTCTGCCTGATCTTCAGCGGGTACTCCTCATCCTCTTCCACATGCCCGACTTTCTTCGCATCCGGTCCAACCCTGTTTTCATCTCGCTCGTCAGAGGGTGGGGCCTTGGGTTGGAGCCGCCACAGAATCCTGTCGGTCCAGGCAGGTTTACGCTTCTTACCGCTGGACACGTGTAAACAAATCATCAACGCACAGAGAGTAGAAAGGCGGGCTTTAGTTAGGAGACAAAGACAACTCTTTGCAACAAGAAAGAATCAAGGATGTTGGAAGGTGCATAACTGGGTGACCGATAAAAAAagtaggggggggggttgcCCTCTCCACTAGTTTGAGAAGAGAGTTAGTGAGTAATCTATGTCAATGGAAGTAAATTTCAGTCAACAAAGAAGGTGTGGCAGCGGTTTCTGGGAGCAGTTAACTTAATATTTTTCACAATGAACAAAGAAATATTCCATTTGttgagctgtttttttctgttatgtatTTGAATTACAATGACCTGTAGAGCTGCATCAATCCCATTTACCCTTGTCGCTATTTTTGTGGCCATTTTTTTCATTGATGTAGCCATTTTCCTGGCTCTAGAACCAGCCTTCAGTGATCACAACAGCATACCTATTTGAATCATCAAAAAAGAAACTGGAGATGTGGGCAGCAATTTAGAGGTCGAGAACCAGGCTACAGTCTGACCACTCAAACAATTATACAGTAAGCTGCTAGGTGTTTGCAATACTGTCATTTCACTGTGTAACAATATATCAGACAAGGTGTCAAACAAATTGCAAGTACTGTGGGCCTTAGTGGacctgtatatacagtacatccaaTGTAACAGGTAAAAGGTTCAGTTTATCTTTGTAAATATGAAAGTATTACATTCCATTGTACAAGCTGCTATTTTGTGCCATGGAATTTAGTAGATGGATACATTTAATGCCAATGTTTGTGATATATTATGTCTAACAGATACAAAATTTGTGATTCTCTCGAGTTTCTAAGGTTCTTCAGACACAGAGTTTTCAAGTGTTAAACTAAATTCTGAACTTAGATTTTGATATGAGATGTCTAATATTACATGAGTGatgagtaaaatgtatttactagTATGTTAAAGCAGCTACAATTTACATTGTCATATTACAGGATACGGCTGTGTATTACACTTTGATCTTTGTTACAGTTAATGTGACATGATTTAAACAGATTTTTACAGACCACACAGTAGCTGTTGTCTGCCAGCAACCTCCATCATAGGCGGTAGCATGTCTGGGTGATTAATGGATCTAATTATaatccaacacacacatattgaatTATCCACAGTCATAGCTGCCATGTTACCAAAACATCTATTTCTGGCCATGCATGTTAACTGTTATGCAGCAGCTGTTCTGGGACACTGCCTTTTATATAAACAAGCTCTGAAAGCAGTAAGATGGTAATGCACACTGTAGGTTAAAGGCAGGTTAATATGGACTACTGATATTTTGCCATTTAGAAGTACTTTTTGgagtttttaaacaaaaagttGTATAAACATTTAGTGTTTCTCATCAAAGCACATGTATGCATCTTTGATGCTTAACAAATGTGTTGAAATGTGTTGAATTCTTTTTAAATTtctgcattgtttacattcatgtttGCTTGCTAGAAGTCCCTGCATTTTTCATTGCCTGGTACCTCCACCAACTGTCTATTATGAGATTAACATGAAACTGTCGGAAGGAATGTGGATCAGGCCTGTGTTCTCATGCGCGCAACAATGATACAAAACAAGTGGGGATCCATTCATAAAAATATTGTGCAATAGTTCcactagtggtcaaaaactccacagggtacctttaacAGCAATAACATTGGACCCCAAAACAACAGGTCTGTGAGCTCAGACAACATTCTGCAAAATAAACAAGCATTTCAGTCTTTTCTTTGCACAGACAATCTGACATTTGTCTTGAAAAGACTGTTAGCTCCACCTGCTGGTTTGTATAATTTGCAGTATGTTACAGATGAAGATGATCTTCATTAAGCCTTTGAAAATTGGTCAAGGCTTACGatatgcattaaaaaaagaggaTACTACTTTTAGCATCTTGTTAAAAGTAGCATGTGGCCACATACTGTAGTGCAGTTAGGTGAATTTAAAAAGGGGTGACATGATATATTAAGGGAGATGTGGACACAAATGTGCTTTGAACTCTTACTTAAAGCCAAACCATGTCCTGTAGAGCCTGTGAAGTTGTAAAAAGGCACAGATGCAATATATACAAATTACCATAATTAAGAGGCAAGTActagaaatgaaaaacaattttaaattatgattatgattaatTAGGACTTATTATAATGATGTTAGTTACCTGCTGTCATAAGTATCGGAGTTTAAGTCAAACTTGTACGTGGGTTGAAAGTCCAGAGGCCCTTCCTCAAACTCCTGGAGCATCTGTTCGTTCTTCTTCATCATGGTCAACTGAGTACGACAACGCACACATTTCACGCTGTCACTAACTCCCAAATTACAAATACAGTACCAAAGCATGACTAATAATATTCTGGCTGCTCATGCACAGATCATTCTAGTGGTGTGCTGGGATCCCTATGAACCCTCATATGAACAGGAGTTGATTATGCTGTAAACAGCTGAATGGTTCTGGAAGTGTCAAACCTGGTCTTTGCTCCACAGCAGGTTGTAGGTCCGATTGTTGATACAGGAGCGGACAAAGTGCATGCCATGGTCCTGAATTCGGAAGTTGAGATCTCCAAACCAGAACACCAGCCTGGACCGAGAGAGGggcagaggagggaggatggacaGCAAGAGAAAGCAgttgaaagaaagcaaatatcaAAGAATGGGTGACTGTACCGATTTTATACATGATGCAGAGACTGTGAGATAAATGAAGCTTAACGATCTTCTTTAAGATCTGTCATATTTTCAAAACATCTGTTTGGGTAAGCTGGAGTTTGTATTCTGTGTATCTCCTCACCTGTGATCAACAATTCTTGAAGCCTTTTTACAGTCAAAGGTCTGTGTGTCCATGATGTACTCAAACTCATCCACTCTCTCTGTGGCATACTTCATGTgtgcagccaagtgacagttgAGGAAACAGAGCATGTGACCATAgaaagacagacggacagacacgCCACCTTTGTTACCCTGAGAGACAAACAGGAAGAGATGAGAAACAGAGGAACCACAAATTCTGTCAAACTACTCTGCACTGTTCCTTCAGTGTTTCAGCTGCGTGAGAGACAAATCAATGCTTTAAAAACTAAGacagaaacaaaagacaaattaTCAACTTCTGACAAGTGCAACAAATGctatatttgacattttggagggGAAAAACTTAGCAAGTCAAACATTTACTTCTATTTCTGTAGTTCGGTTAACAAAGTGACACAAGtggaatgtgtgtattttcatccCATCCCTTATTGAAAGGGGAACTGTGCCAATTTTACACATTAGTGTGGTTACTAGTGttggggagtactactgcatatgtgaagaaaaaaaattgcataAAGCCCTCCAGAGGAAGCTGTGTTAAATCTGATAAATGTCTTCAAGTGATACAATGTGAGTCAGCATCAGTTGGAGCTAAAGCTACAAgtttgaaaaggaaaaagaatcGGGgatgtggagttagaaagaagtgagcttaccagacctctATAGACCATTCCTCATCTCTGTTTGAGACTagaggctacattagccaccACTACATTACACTCCCGATTTTGAGACCAAACTGTTGGCGGTTGAGTTGCATTTTGGGTAATGAAAACACCAGATttaaaccatagacagtatataagaatggaccaacagatcccgttgctctgaacggagaccagtgaaggccattagaagcacttttccggtgatggatGAGCGttactgtgagagagagacgacgtaaatgtgccgtgagcaacgtatCTGAAAGAGGTAAGTCTTCTGGtggctgtgccaagagaaatctcaatcattcccaatcttgcagagacggagagcgtaggtatatgtaaggagataacatggacacaggctaattattgctaactaaaatgctagttaacattagtcattaaacttaaacagctaatgtgagacgaaactgcctgcgagcttctcctgtactatacggtaattcctctactatgcgacagtaagttgcgtggttatgacacaatcattagcctatttttacaaaaacgtctgctatggagccattacgtgaggtacaaggtaatggagccttttatacattgtcgtgtttctttagaaataaacaatggacaaataaagacTTTTAATGctttagatgtaaagttattcgctgtcaaagtggcgccaaaaagaatggcagtcaatggaatgctaacgggaggtgatggcttattagcatcaaaatggcgccataggttcgcggtccgaggagaagcttacccccttgatttAAACAAGGGAAAAGAATGCTGCTGCATCTATTTTGATTGCTTTTTTAACTGTCCATTGTGACTCtgacagaataacacaaatgcaatgctaaatcagtggagtcctctgtgtgtgtgtgtgtgtgtgtgtgtgtgtgtgtgtgtgtgtgtgtgtgtgtgtgtgtttctcacccAGTAACCAAAAAtgcctgtgcgtgtgtatgtggcCTGAATGTCTCTGATGAAGGGGACGTGCTCCAGTTTGGAgaaaaagagcagcagcagaccCTGCATTCTGATGGAtgacacctgacacacacacacacacacaaagtaaataCAGTGCAACATTACACTCCAAATAAAAGCTATCAAGGATTTACACTGattgcagggggggggggacgacaCTTAAAAGATTAATCTGTTCTTGTTTACCTGGAAATGGGTATCACCTTGAATGTGTATCAGGGTTTTTTAAGAAGATTTGTACCTTAACATATTTCCGTGGTGCTAAGGTGGCCATTAACTGGTGACTCCAGGGGTCATCAAATATAGTGTCCGACACAAACCTCAATGGCCCAGAGTACACCTCCTGCAAACTATTACACACAGGGTCTTAATTGTCAGTCACTCTGCCTGTTATATACACAAAATACTGACCCCAACAATCAATTCACATTCCATGCACCACCTACCCAATGACGTAGAGGTCTGGGCTCTTTGGGGAGTTCAAATGGAGAAGCAAGGTCAGGTCATCTGGAGGATCAGCTGTGGCCACGTTCCACGTCACCATGTGTAGCCTGCGGGCACAGAAGATGGGAAAATAGTCATTTGTGCAGCACTCGCAACCAAAGatgagttcagttcagttcagggtaacactttataataaccatcattaataaatggtaaattgacagttaattaatctttagttaatagtcatttaactgttaacaaacaattcaattataattaataaggtttactaattattagtagtgctgtaaattaacagtttattgttacacacattatatctctcatatactatattaggtatcgggtaatgattaaaaaatgtttgtaaacctttaagaaaccatttttaaaacatctataaacattagatcgatagatggaccagatattcctaacactttgttgagggttactagttggtttgtaaaccgtctgtaaacagtgtctggatggttattataaagttgcaacatataaaataattatatatatatatatatatataaaagtaaggaaaattgtgtttggtagattatttgaacaatgctttttggcaataaatcttataccgttggaaagcctgtttagttccttacaaatggtgccccatttgtaaggaacatgcatttgtgggattagcagcagagctgagtatgtgggttgcgcccatgaaaaatttgccaaatcgtctctgtcaatgccaaacagcttttctttgctgttgctattgactgttgttttgagcttctggtacccccaggtgctgacaatcaggtgcctgattctgcaaccagtggctatACCATATCTCCACAGAGATTGgttttacaaaccaactagtaaccctcaacaaagtgttaggaatatctggtccatctatcgatgtaatgtttatagatgatttaaaaatggtttcttaaaggtttacaaacattttttaatcattaaccgatacctaatatagtaaatgagtgatataatgtgtgttacaataaactgttaatttacagcactactaataattagtaaacaatattaattataatttgtttgttaacagaaaaattactgtttgctaacagttaaatgacaattaactaaagattaactattaatttaccatctattaatgatggttattataaagtgttacccgaGATATCAAAG
It contains:
- the LOC144515725 gene encoding inositol polyphosphate 5-phosphatase K-like isoform X1; translated protein: MDEIIRLFGTMERVRSDSLSSDATQYTSSKLVLRHRLNQLMTCVDDLGPKNELHEDMVKTLDKAFLLCGKRANKPKKDSFRLHMVTWNVATADPPDDLTLLLHLNSPKSPDLYVIGLQEVYSGPLRFVSDTIFDDPWSHQLMATLAPRKYVKVSSIRMQGLLLLFFSKLEHVPFIRDIQATYTRTGIFGYWGNKGGVSVRLSFYGHMLCFLNCHLAAHMKYATERVDEFEYIMDTQTFDCKKASRIVDHRLVFWFGDLNFRIQDHGMHFVRSCINNRTYNLLWSKDQLTMMKKNEQMLQEFEEGPLDFQPTYKFDLNSDTYDSSGKKRKPAWTDRILWRLQPKAPPSDERDENRVGPDAKKVGHVEEDEEYPLKIRQNLYTSNMEYSVSDHKPVISVFTLELRKMYETPLVRLQAEGDWSADIDAMVLYSPLQPFPSSTWDWIGLYKVGFTSVSDYITYTWVKDDEVAFNEEVIQVYVSKEEIPVRGAECVLCYYSSTLQCIIGVSEPFKVHESKVASEEGLMSEKINGLDKTIASENFWN
- the LOC144515725 gene encoding inositol polyphosphate 5-phosphatase K-like isoform X2, producing the protein MGVLYDNNTPTHTGAEMMEENGQQSGAQQPDLSLRKGNYEEDSFRLHMVTWNVATADPPDDLTLLLHLNSPKSPDLYVIGLQEVYSGPLRFVSDTIFDDPWSHQLMATLAPRKYVKVSSIRMQGLLLLFFSKLEHVPFIRDIQATYTRTGIFGYWGNKGGVSVRLSFYGHMLCFLNCHLAAHMKYATERVDEFEYIMDTQTFDCKKASRIVDHRLVFWFGDLNFRIQDHGMHFVRSCINNRTYNLLWSKDQLTMMKKNEQMLQEFEEGPLDFQPTYKFDLNSDTYDSSGKKRKPAWTDRILWRLQPKAPPSDERDENRVGPDAKKVGHVEEDEEYPLKIRQNLYTSNMEYSVSDHKPVISVFTLELRKMYETPLVRLQAEGDWSADIDAMVLYSPLQPFPSSTWDWIGLYKVGFTSVSDYITYTWVKDDEVAFNEEVIQVYVSKEEIPVRGAECVLCYYSSTLQCIIGVSEPFKVHESKVASEEGLMSEKINGLDKTIASENFWN